One window from the genome of Pelodictyon luteolum DSM 273 encodes:
- the rbfA gene encoding 30S ribosome-binding factor RbfA translates to MSRRTEKVASLLQQELGAILEKEYPRGGPLLTVVDVKVTADLGLARAYVSIIGSEEQRTAAMEFLRDETKNIRHILSTRIRHQFRRIPELEFFEDRLFEQANRIEELLRSVRKDDGDNA, encoded by the coding sequence ATGTCGAGACGAACCGAGAAAGTTGCTTCGCTCCTGCAGCAGGAGCTGGGAGCCATCCTTGAGAAGGAGTATCCGCGCGGCGGACCGCTGCTGACCGTGGTTGATGTGAAAGTCACCGCTGACCTCGGTCTGGCACGGGCCTATGTATCCATTATCGGGTCGGAGGAACAGCGGACGGCTGCGATGGAGTTCCTGCGGGATGAGACCAAGAACATCCGCCATATCCTTTCCACCAGGATCCGCCACCAGTTCCGCCGCATCCCTGAACTGGAGTTTTTCGAGGACCGGCTTTTCGAGCAGGCCAACCGCATCGAGGAACTGCTCCGCTCGGTCCGCAAGGACGACGGGGACAACGCCTGA